CAAATTGGGAACACGTTTTGCAAACTTCCTGGTGGGCGTTTAAAGCCCGGAGAGAATGGTATGTTTTCTCTTCCATTTTAGTGGGGTATCTGGCTGGTGTTTATGGGTTGCTATTTCCTAAGGCATTTTTTAACCATTGCAGAAATTGACGGTTTGAAAAGAAAGCTGTCAAGCAAACTTGCTGCTAACTCAACTGCTCTTCAGCCCGATTGGCAGGTATTGTCTTGCCACTACTTCGAGGGTTTAGGGATGTGTATATTTCACTTTAGCAAGTATGGTGGCATTATGGCTTAGAAATTTCTTCAATTTGACTGGTAGAGCTAACATGCCTTGCATAATCTGCCAAATTGCTTTCTTTTAGGCTGGTTatgctgatttttttttatataggtgAACATGGTGCTGTATTTCTTTTACTTACATAGCCATTCGATTTTGCAGTTCATCCGATATGGCTGATAATAACTACTTTGCTGCTATggaatttttgtttcttcttgcaGATTGGTGAGTGTGTTGCTATCTGGTGGAGGCCCAACTTTGAGACTATAATGTACCCATACTGCCCTCCTCATATCACAAAACCCAAGGTTAGGGTGTTCTGTTGTATCTATCATTCTCATTCATGCTTTCATGCAAGATTGTTTTTAACTCAACTAGAAAATTGTCTTGTTTCAGGAGTGTAAAAAGCTTTTCCTTGTTCATCTGTCTGAGAGGGAGTACTTTGCTGTTCCAAAGAACTTGAAGCTGCTCGCTGTGCCATTGTTTGAACTATACGATAACGTACAGGTATGGGAGTTCGTTAACTCTTCCTTTCTAAGGAGGTGTCAATACTTTGCCTAACCCAACACTAATACCAGTAGCTTTATTGTTGGAACAAATTAATATTTTACAACATCCATACGTATACTCCAGGGAAATTATCTCGATCTCTCTGCGAGTTCAAAATTGAACTAGCACATTCACCACCCTTGGATAAAGTAGATATGATGTCAGCTAACTATAGATTCAACCACAGTTAGCGTTAAAATCACATTTAGATCAAGTCCTCCTTTGCTCGTTGATGTTCCTGTACTAGTGACATTATCATTTAGGTTACCTCAAATGTGTCTTGGCTCATGAAGAAAATTAGTTCTCCAGTAAAAAGAATACAGTAAATAACTACCCACAAACGGACGTAACCAATTATGTTTGATTGTCAATGTGGAGTTCTGGAATCCAGGAGTTATCCTTGTCGCTTTGTGCAAAAGTATATGGCAGTAAAGAAAGTATTAGTATGGAATTGTACCACTGGATATTAGTCCAGGTATTCTTAATATTGATCATGATCTTCTTCTCCTTTACATGAATTTGCGACTACTTggtttccaacaaaaatcaaacaTTTGAGCTACAATTAAACAAACAACACAATCCTATAAAAATCCGAACTCTAGATGAAATGAACTGAGATCTATACGTTGATTCTTCAGAGAATTCCCCTTTTCTGAATGATACCCCTTTCTATTAGTTGATATACGAATTTTCTGTTTATAAAGGTACCATACATAACTGTAGTTAAGTCTATAGTTAGCTTGCATCTTATCTACCTTATCTAACAGTGGTGAAGATGCTAGTTTAATTTTGATCTCGCAACGCGAGATCCGTACTCCAGTGCTTGAATACAGTACATCAGACTTAGTTGCTTAGAGATGCTAATCTGCAGCTATTTGCCTTCGCAGAGGTATGGGCCAGTTATCTCCACCATCCCGCAGCAACTTTCAAGATTTCAGTTCAACATGATCAATGGGTGAAAATGCAAGGGTTTCAAGAGCTCCCACTTGGGAGAGGTCTTGAGTAGGAATTGATTGGTCTACAATGGGGATTATGAAGTTTTTGCAAATAGGTATGGCGCGTGAAGCTAGTCCAACTTAACCTCTGATTTGCTTAGCAGTCGATATACCTGGTCTTAATACAGACTTTGGAATTGTGTGATTTTCTATACATTTGTTTTTCCAAATATACTTGTACTTGTATGGTTTCTTATCTCGTGTTGTGTTTAAATTTTATGCCAAGATTATATTAGAATGTTAGTTATCCATACAATGTAAAGGGAAGTATTTGTAAAACCCCTTCTGCTGTGGTTGGGGTTCTCCTTGTTTCACAAATCAGCAGGTGAATCATTGTAATATGAGGTAAATTAGTTTCCAGTTGCACATCACTAGACAAGCTTGATTTTCTTGTGTGTTGTTGGATAAAGAAAAACTGAAAATATGCTTGGATTTTTCTTCTTTGGTTATCGGATGATAATTCCAATGATTTCTtacaaaacaaaaagagaaacctCAGGTGGCGAACCCAATTGGCAAGCTGACTCTCCTGCCTATTCTTACTTGGCCTTAGTTAGCTCCGCCTCTAAAAGTACCATTGTGAGGCAAACAAAGACCCTGGaaaaacaaactatgaatcaatGATCTCCTGTTGGGTTCATTAACACTGTCAATATCTTCTTACTGTGAAGCCCAACAACTAGGACTTTTCATTAACACTGTCAATATCACGAGCCGAAAGTGGCGCATAAAAGCGATGGATTCTCAATATGCACTATATTTACGGATTGTTTGTTCCTTTTCAAACTCAAATTAGATAAATTTGACTTGTCACATTACTCCGTCGTATCATACTTCCTCCGTCCCACCATTAAATgacctatttatttttaaattttgtcccaccattaagtgatctATATCACTGAACaagaaatatttttaaaattatccttttaattgattataagaaatataagaaatatgcataatttgataggcatgtttatattcgttacataggtgttttaaaatgcttttcaatggtatgaagtttgcgaacatccgtgtggtgtaatttgagagataaatcatttcaaaatttcactagttattatttataagggtataattgtaaaaaatgcttaaatatACTCTTTTTTCcatgcttgccttaaaaattgtgcaaacttgaactaggtcatttaatagtgggacggagggagtatatctcTGAATGCTACATACGTGCAATTCTGTCCGAAAGTTGTAGAACCCAAAAATCTAGGAACCAACTTTACTATTTTGAGCGATGATATGTTCTATTGAGGGGCGAAAAACGGACGAAAAAAGGGTTAAAATGAAACTTTAGAAGTAATTTAATGTAGAAAATGCCGTGGATATCATTTTTAGTCTGTttgaagttcttttttttttttgataaataattGGGCCGCTGTAGTTGGTTACCCGGAATTCGTTGAAGCTTAAAAGGATGTACACATAATCTACAAACTTTGCCAGATACTTGGAAGGAAGGTATCTAGGTAGACATCTTGATCTCGGATATATACCGGTCGACTGCGCTGGATTAGAAGTTGAATTTTACACGGGTGTTATAGGGTTTACCTATTTCCCCCAAAAAAGAAAATCGTAAGCAACTTTTAATCTCCTCCTACCGTCCAACCAACCACAGCGGCGGCATAAAGCTGCGATTTTCAGTAATGTCGAGAAAAAGGAAAAGTGTACCCATCGATCAAGAGCACAAAAAGGAAGAGCAACAAAGAAAGGATGCTGctgctattcttcttcttcttcgtctgcatatCTACCCGAGGAATTAATAGTCGAAAAGATTCTGACCAGATTATCAGCTCGGGATCTAGCTCAATACTCTTGCGTCAGTAAGTTATGGTACGAAACAATTATCAACGATACACGATTTGCTGCCTCTCTCTTTGCacatcagaaacaaaaaaaaaagaattacatTTACTCTTTAATGTGGACTTAGATGATAAGCAGCGAAATttctttttcagtttacaaaaggaaaataatcatagtAATAATAATAGACGGTGAATTTCTTGACTTCAGTTTTTTATTCGTGATTGGTTACGATGGCTTCATTGAACCAGTAGGCTCTTGCAATGGCTTAACTTGTTTTAAATCAGTCGATGAATCTGGTAATGAAGCAACAGGGGTCGTAGCTGTCATGAATCCGGTTACCGGTGGCGGTGAAGTACTTCACATCCCCTATTATCCTACTGCGACAACTGAGGGAAAAAGATCACTGAAATATTTGTGTtctggttttggttttgattcattATCAGAAGAATATAAGGGGGTAATTATTTTTACTAGTTCAACAACAGACAGACGGTGATCAAGTGTTCATTTCCAAGGTTGTTACGTTGGGAACCAATTCATGGAGAGACATAGTTATTAGTACTTCTGAAATCACACCGCCACCAGGTTgttctccttttcctagtccaTTGGTAACAAAAGCATGGAAAAGTACTCGCAAATCAGGCACGCTTTGCGGGGGTGAACTTGTTTGGAGGGTGACTAATAGTGGTACTAATGGTTATGTGGTTGAAATGTTGCTCTCGTTTGACATTCATAACGAGAACATACACTTCATTCGACTCCCAACTGAATGTTCCAGTCTGACCCCAACTACGAATGATGAGCATCAATATTCGGAATTTCTGGAGTTCAAAGGATATCCTTGTGTTGCTCGTTCTGAAAAGATAATGATAAGCAACAGAGATCATAACCATCACCGTCGTCGTCACTGTAAACACCAGAGTGGTTTTTGTTGTTACCGTTTCAAGGTTCATTTTTATATACTCAAGGACAAGGTGAGGCAAATATGGATGAAGGATGAGAGTTTTGACGTGCGAATAAAGGAGGAAGACTTGGTAGCCGAACCCTTTTGCTGTTACTTTGACACTACTACCACTAGTGCACCTCCTACACGCGTATTAGGTTTCTCCGATCAGGTGTTGTTGTATTGGTTTGATGGGGAATGTCTTATATTCTACAATTTGCAGAGGGAACATCTTGAGGTGGTAAAATGCTCCCGCTGAAAGGGATGTCACCGCAAGATTACCGTGTTATTGGTGGGGATGATAACATTTGTTGCCCATACAATGATTATCAGCTGTAGTAGAGAACATCCTTTCGCTGCGAACCTTCTTTCCTAAAGGTGAAGTTCATGAATTTAACACTATCCATAAATTGCAAGAGTTTTTGGGGGAGAGTGAGATTGCTTGGTTGATTAGATTAAGAAAATTCCCAACTTATTTTGCTATCATTTgatgtatatatatttctttcctgtaatttttttttttgaagcactcCTGATTTCTGTCCAGTGATGGTCATCGGTTTATTGTTCGAATTATTTACGTTTTATTGGAGAGTTACAATTTATTCCTACTACTATAGTTCATCAGTGTTAATTCCTTGACGCCTTTGGAATGAAAGAACAAACAATATTTAAAAGGAGTCGCTCTTTCTttatgaaacctattttgaggcatactgtgattttttgaggcatactcaactTTCAGTGGAACTTATGTTTTTGCCTAGGTTCGGCTGGTAACTTACAGCCGAACGTATGCCTTAAAACAGGTTTCTTCTTTATTCCTACCAACGGAGCTAATACTCAGACAAGCCTGTAAATTACACCCATTCACTCAAACAACTAACAAGAGTGCACCAAAACACACATGATTAGCTTGTGATGATGCTGTTAGAGAGAGTTGAGATGTTTTGAACGGAAATCTAGAACGCTATTTATAGAGGATTTTACATCCATTGAAGATGATTCTTCGTCTCCAATAGGCATCTTTTCAGAGTGAATAGACATCTCTTCCTTCAACAAACAATAATCGTGTCTATTGGAAAACGATGTTTCTGTTCAGTTTTCTAAATGTTAATGAAAACCTTAAAACAGAAAAATTTCTACGGTCACCGAATCCTGGTATAATCCCTACAATTTaagggtttgttgaaaatatccaacaaaatttgaACACCAATAGTGGCCGCCGTATACTAAAAACTGAAAATTGTTAAACAAATTTACACTCATTATTAGACTCGTTTATCAAGAGTAATAAACTTGTATCCCAAGGATGCATGACGAATCTTTCCGGTTTATGGTCATTCTTCTCGTTGTCACTCAGACTCGATCATTTTGGTAACGTATTAAAGTTTGTAACTGTAACGATCGAGTAATATATGTCTGTTGTTTGACGGGGAACAAACAAAAAAAGGCTACCTACCCCCTAGTGAACTTTTCAATAAGTTCTTATTGGTTTTGCCTTTTTCGTACAGTTAGCCATCTCGATTAACTTATCCAATCAATTGTATAAAAATGGGTTCAATAACCTGATTAATTTTACAGTTTTGAATTTAGTTTTTCATTTCTTATAAAGAATTATAAAGAAAAAGTTGTTCTTTCTTTTTCGCGATGTGTTACGGATGTATTTACAAAAAAATCTAGACATACCACCCCAAAAATATCCCAGAAACCGCTCATATCCTAACTACTGTGGAGCCAAAATGCGGGACCCTCTGCTAAATTCTTGGGTGCGGGGCCGTCCTCATATGAGAGGGCGGTTTTTTCCTTGCCTTTTGAGGCGGTACATGCAGAAAAGTTGGTATATTTATGCCGTAACAAGAAAACTCATCTGGTGCATTGTACCTGATTCAGTCCAACTGGGATCTGACACAAATATTTCAAAACTAGATATATGAACCGAATTaaacgtcaaaaaaaaaaaaaaaaaaaaaaaagagaacctAACATCTATTCGGGCAGAGTCTAGAAATGACCCAATTTGAAGCATGTACACCCAACCCAGCTGGCTTTTAAGTCAAACTTTAACTAATTTTATGAAGGTTGTTTttaggcatacctaaatctttctaggcatactgaataaagacaaaaaaggatgtcaataacaaaatcagaaacccTCTTAACCAAAACTTTTTATTATGATAAATCTGCCCTTTCTGTATAAGTGTTAGTAAagtggattagtgattaaaaattttatttagtgattaagataattcagaattataaagttttgggtagatgaaaaaatttggggaaaaaatcaagtttttattgagaaggagagaaggaaaaggagaaagtgagaaaaaaaatcttgattcaatggaggatgataagggtcattcttcatctaaaaaacctaggaaaataaatatcaactacaacaatgatccagaaatggctgatttcttagattatgagaatgattttacacaaactcaaactcaaactcaagatgatgatttttatgagccaaatccagatgatgattacatagatgaggaacccaatgcttctaacacacatgtacacttctattttatgtttaatctcactttcgtagcttgaaatcatcaaaaaattgtatttttcatcatggttcagcgaaccaggactatgttcggcttaaaaatataagccgaacccactaaattg
The nucleotide sequence above comes from Papaver somniferum cultivar HN1 chromosome 8, ASM357369v1, whole genome shotgun sequence. Encoded proteins:
- the LOC113306646 gene encoding pre-mRNA cleavage factor Im 25 kDa subunit 2; the protein is MVTSPVVNTYPLSSYTFGTKEPKMEKDTSVSDRLARMKVNYMKEGMRTSVEAILLVQEHNHPHILLLQIGNTFCKLPGGRLKPGENEIDGLKRKLSSKLAANSTALQPDWQIGECVAIWWRPNFETIMYPYCPPHITKPKECKKLFLVHLSEREYFAVPKNLKLLAVPLFELYDNVQRYGPVISTIPQQLSRFQFNMING